From Chlamydiifrater volucris, one genomic window encodes:
- the tkt gene encoding transketolase gives MVIKELDTDILGKISGAIKQLSIEAIQKAGSGHPGMPLGCAELAAYLYGFVLKHNPKNPNWINRDRFILSAGHGSALLYSCLHLAGYNVSMEDIQCFRQLHSKTPGHPELGHTEGVEATTGPLGQGVGNAVGIALGMKIMAARFNRPGFPIFTSKVYCLAGDGCFMEGINHEVCSWAGRAGLDNLVLIYDYNGIVLDGSMEEISCEDVKARFQAYAWEVFEIDGYDFHAMEKVFDIAKRGVGKPILIIAKTVIGHGSPRAGSSKAHGAPLGEEGVAETKRYWNLAEDKFFVPRSVEKFFADKLHEDRKSEEEWADTVRVWSKHFPDLHKEFLAFVEKGLPEDLEQKLREMKVPEAVSGRAISNKILQLLAKDIPNLLGGSADLSSSDGTFISDEDIVGIEGFLGKNIKYGVREFGMGAIMNGLASTKLFRPYGGTFLVFSDYLRNSIRLAALSKLPVIYQFTHDSIFIGEDGPTHQPVEQIMSLRAIPGLRVFRAADAHEARVAWFSALRYKGPTALIWSRQNLPTLDETDRPFSEGAARGGYVLVRERRPLDFTLFATGSEVCLAVEVARELSQLGKGVRVISMPCWEIFEEQDEDYKNSVVGGNLGKRVSIEAGSSLGWFKYIGLDGIAISVEGFGLSGSPKQVAEEFGFTVHGVLEQLLS, from the coding sequence ATGGTTATCAAGGAACTTGATACTGATATTTTGGGAAAAATTTCAGGGGCTATTAAGCAGTTAAGTATCGAAGCTATTCAGAAAGCGGGATCAGGACACCCTGGCATGCCCTTGGGATGCGCAGAATTGGCAGCGTATCTCTACGGATTTGTTTTGAAACACAATCCTAAAAATCCGAATTGGATCAATAGAGATAGATTCATTTTATCTGCGGGTCATGGGTCGGCTCTCTTGTACTCCTGTTTACATTTGGCTGGATACAACGTGTCTATGGAAGACATACAATGTTTTCGACAATTGCATTCTAAAACACCTGGGCATCCAGAGCTTGGACATACTGAAGGAGTGGAAGCTACTACAGGACCCTTGGGTCAGGGAGTTGGAAATGCTGTAGGTATTGCTTTAGGTATGAAAATAATGGCAGCGAGATTTAATCGTCCAGGTTTCCCTATTTTTACTAGCAAAGTCTACTGTCTTGCTGGAGACGGGTGCTTTATGGAGGGTATAAATCATGAGGTTTGTAGCTGGGCTGGGCGAGCAGGGTTGGATAATCTTGTTCTTATATACGATTATAATGGCATCGTTTTAGACGGTAGTATGGAGGAAATCTCTTGCGAAGATGTGAAAGCCCGTTTTCAGGCATATGCGTGGGAAGTTTTTGAAATAGACGGATATGATTTTCATGCTATGGAGAAGGTCTTTGATATTGCCAAGCGCGGGGTAGGGAAACCCATATTGATTATTGCTAAAACGGTTATAGGTCACGGATCTCCTAGGGCAGGTAGTAGTAAAGCTCACGGAGCTCCCTTGGGTGAGGAAGGTGTTGCAGAAACCAAAAGGTATTGGAATTTAGCTGAGGACAAGTTTTTTGTTCCGCGTTCTGTAGAGAAATTTTTTGCAGATAAGCTTCACGAAGATCGAAAATCAGAGGAGGAGTGGGCGGATACGGTTCGAGTATGGTCCAAGCACTTTCCGGACTTGCACAAGGAGTTTTTAGCTTTTGTCGAAAAAGGTTTACCTGAAGATTTGGAACAAAAGTTAAGGGAGATGAAAGTTCCTGAAGCTGTCTCAGGTCGGGCTATTTCTAACAAGATCTTGCAATTGCTTGCCAAAGATATCCCTAACTTATTGGGAGGGTCTGCCGATCTTTCTAGTTCTGATGGTACCTTTATCTCTGACGAAGATATTGTTGGAATAGAAGGGTTTTTAGGGAAAAATATTAAATATGGAGTTCGAGAGTTTGGCATGGGAGCTATTATGAATGGCCTAGCTTCTACAAAGCTTTTCCGTCCGTACGGGGGGACTTTCTTGGTATTTTCTGACTACCTGAGAAACTCTATTCGGCTAGCGGCTCTATCAAAACTTCCTGTGATTTATCAGTTTACCCATGATTCCATTTTCATTGGAGAAGATGGCCCCACACATCAGCCCGTAGAGCAGATTATGTCTCTAAGGGCTATCCCTGGATTGCGTGTATTTAGAGCTGCTGATGCTCATGAGGCTAGGGTAGCTTGGTTTTCTGCTTTGAGGTATAAGGGGCCAACAGCTTTGATCTGGTCTAGACAAAATCTCCCTACATTGGATGAGACTGATAGGCCTTTTTCTGAAGGGGCTGCCAGAGGAGGATATGTTCTTGTTAGAGAAAGACGCCCCTTAGACTTTACTCTTTTTGCCACGGGCTCAGAAGTTTGTTTGGCCGTAGAAGTGGCACGAGAGCTATCTCAATTAGGCAAAGGCGTACGCGTAATTTCTATGCCTTGTTGGGAAATTTTTGAAGAGCAAGATGAAGATTACAAGAACTCCGTGGTCGGTGGAAATTTGGGTAAAAGAGTCTCCATAGAAGCCGGTAGCAGTTTGGGATGGTTTAAGTATATCGGCTTGGACGGAATAGCAATCAGCGTGGAAGGATTTGGACTTTCTGGATCTCCCAAGCAAGTTGCAGAAGAATTTGGTTTCACAGTTCATGGAGTTCTAGAGCAGTTGCTATCATAA
- a CDS encoding AMP nucleosidase yields MLPDNDFDDRKHEERIARDTLERYSGSDIQDFCPFLLLTNFSYYIRVFAKMFQVPITEGSMFSAAHAPELRVSILDFKLGSPGAALTVDLCSFLPNTRASLMLGMCGGLRSHYNVGDYFVPVASIRGEGTSDAYFPPEVPALANFVVQKATTEILEESRAHYHIGITHTTNVRFWEFNKEFRKKLYETKAQTAEMECATLFAAGYRRNFPIGALLLISDLPLRKEGIKTKQSSSFVLKTYTEDHISKGISVLHRLEELLNKKASSKGDLPHMEVGEADDLDSGGSKDSDY; encoded by the coding sequence GTGTTACCAGACAATGACTTTGACGATAGAAAACATGAAGAAAGAATAGCCAGGGACACTTTAGAACGCTACTCTGGCTCAGACATTCAAGATTTTTGCCCCTTTTTGCTTTTGACCAATTTCTCTTACTACATCCGCGTTTTCGCAAAAATGTTTCAAGTTCCTATCACAGAGGGATCTATGTTCTCTGCAGCACATGCCCCCGAACTGAGAGTTTCCATATTAGATTTTAAATTGGGCTCTCCTGGGGCTGCTCTAACGGTTGATTTGTGCTCATTTCTACCCAATACTAGAGCTAGCTTGATGTTAGGGATGTGCGGAGGACTCCGGTCTCATTACAATGTCGGAGACTATTTCGTTCCTGTCGCAAGTATTCGTGGGGAAGGCACTTCGGACGCTTATTTCCCTCCAGAAGTTCCTGCCCTTGCTAACTTTGTTGTGCAAAAAGCGACAACAGAAATCCTTGAAGAAAGTAGAGCTCATTATCATATTGGAATAACACACACTACCAACGTTCGTTTTTGGGAGTTTAATAAAGAATTTCGGAAAAAACTTTACGAAACAAAGGCTCAAACAGCAGAAATGGAATGTGCTACTCTATTCGCCGCTGGCTACAGGAGAAACTTCCCCATAGGGGCCTTATTGCTAATCTCTGACTTACCTCTACGTAAGGAAGGCATCAAAACAAAACAAAGCAGCTCCTTTGTCCTCAAGACGTACACAGAAGACCACATCTCCAAGGGCATTTCGGTCCTCCACAGGCTCGAGGAACTACTTAACAAAAAAGCCTCTAGCAAGGGTGACCTACCCCATATGGAAGTCGGAGAGGCCGATGACCTTGATTCTGGCGGATCAAAGGATTCTGACTATTGA
- the efp gene encoding elongation factor P — MVRVSTSDFRVGLRIEIDGQPYLILQNDFVKPGKGQAFNRIKIKNFLNGRVIEKTFKSGETVETADVREQQMRLLYTDQEGATFMDDESYDQETVFWEKLENIRQWLLEDSIYTLVRYNDEIIAVEPPIFMELTIVEAAPGVRGDTASGRVLKPAVTNTGAKIMVPIFIEEGEVIKVDTRTGDYESRVSK, encoded by the coding sequence ATGGTACGTGTAAGCACGAGTGATTTTAGAGTGGGCTTGAGGATAGAGATAGATGGTCAACCCTACCTGATATTGCAGAATGATTTTGTTAAACCTGGAAAGGGACAAGCTTTTAATCGCATTAAGATTAAAAATTTTTTAAACGGTAGAGTCATCGAAAAAACTTTTAAGTCAGGGGAAACTGTCGAGACTGCAGACGTGAGAGAGCAACAGATGAGGCTCTTGTATACAGACCAGGAAGGGGCAACTTTCATGGATGATGAAAGTTACGATCAAGAAACTGTCTTTTGGGAGAAGCTTGAAAATATTAGACAGTGGTTGCTAGAGGATTCTATTTACACGCTGGTGAGATATAATGACGAAATCATTGCAGTTGAGCCCCCTATATTTATGGAGTTGACCATAGTGGAGGCTGCTCCGGGTGTACGAGGAGATACGGCATCGGGGAGAGTTTTGAAGCCCGCAGTGACAAATACGGGAGCTAAGATTATGGTGCCTATCTTCATTGAAGAGGGTGAGGTGATTAAAGTAGACACTCGAACAGGTGATTACGAATCTAGAGTTTCTAAGTAG
- a CDS encoding metallophosphoesterase family protein, producing MIAKSPGDFRLLHFSDLHCYCFPFNVFTCFNKRAKGMLRQLFCPLGFETRKIINHFSELISGLSVDALCVTGDFTLTATKKEFLLAKNFINHLKETLSVPIYLLPGNHDVYTKKAFSEGVFYKIFPNPQLQQGRVTFNKISEQWWLVLLDCSYPNGWMTSHGKVDPMQISVLENFFLNIPADEKVIIANHYPLLATSRPYHDLINGKLLQNMLKKYSNAKIYIHGHDHAAAVYSCKDHYPSLILNSGSISDRKNARFNVIDVRSQGCSSFTMAIRGLRKKNSPLELELESSYELQF from the coding sequence ATGATTGCTAAATCTCCAGGGGATTTTCGACTTCTGCATTTTTCGGACTTGCATTGCTATTGTTTCCCTTTCAACGTTTTTACATGCTTTAACAAGCGAGCCAAAGGGATGCTAAGACAACTTTTTTGTCCTCTGGGCTTTGAAACGCGTAAAATTATTAACCATTTCTCGGAGCTAATCTCTGGTTTATCAGTAGATGCTTTGTGCGTAACTGGAGATTTCACTCTTACTGCTACTAAAAAAGAGTTCCTTTTAGCGAAAAACTTCATTAATCACCTTAAAGAAACGCTTTCTGTCCCAATATACTTGCTACCAGGCAATCATGACGTTTACACAAAGAAAGCTTTCTCGGAGGGAGTTTTCTACAAGATTTTTCCCAACCCTCAGTTGCAGCAAGGACGTGTCACCTTCAATAAAATCAGTGAACAATGGTGGCTGGTGCTGTTAGATTGTTCTTACCCTAACGGATGGATGACCTCTCATGGGAAAGTGGATCCTATGCAAATTTCCGTTCTAGAAAACTTTTTCTTAAATATTCCTGCAGATGAGAAAGTTATCATAGCTAACCATTACCCATTGCTAGCGACAAGCCGACCTTATCATGATCTCATCAACGGAAAGTTACTACAAAATATGTTAAAAAAATATTCAAACGCAAAAATTTACATACACGGGCATGACCACGCCGCAGCCGTTTACAGCTGCAAAGACCACTATCCTAGTTTGATCTTGAACTCTGGGTCCATTTCTGACAGAAAAAACGCTCGATTCAACGTAATCGACGTCCGCAGCCAAGGATGCAGCTCCTTCACCATGGCAATAAGAGGCCTCCGAAAAAAAAACTCCCCTCTAGAATTGGAGCTTGAGTCCTCTTACGAACTGCAGTTTTGA
- a CDS encoding TCP-1/cpn60 chaperonin family protein — MSSAKNLAFGKDAIDKLLSGISKLSALVAPHIGPETVSRTSIISLNRGSLSNEQKKLLSLENDFEVVGAEMALSLGDSVNTKAGGGSITSILLLEALLKESVKAIKEGAHSEQIIEGLHLGAQELEKELSQISMRVKDLDKIRDLALCASRGNELVAKTVHAAFSAVFPSGFILVDNVEQRPPLSNTDGLKLPFGFSSPYFVSDTSSMSVSLSSPYVLVVHEKISELHPFLTLFKKISEKGRDLLILCESISSQTLSSLIINKIKDLLRVCVASPKNPSSFSKHELEDAALFSGTFIVRQENLPSLSLEALGKCDQARIFSNKLVLLGSYLQPELHALQIKKLNESIKNTADEQEKFLFEQRKKRLSEKVSFININSACEKNFKDLESSIKECILSVETALESGFIPGAGASLFYASSSLEALLENQPDSSTKLGITALQRACFIPMSQIISNSGFKPEVVIKKLQALKNPVMGLNGCSEQIEDLIAAGILDPYKTVIETLRSSVELAALILRSEAVISKK; from the coding sequence TTGTCTTCAGCCAAAAATCTTGCTTTCGGTAAGGATGCCATAGATAAATTACTATCTGGAATCAGTAAGTTATCTGCGTTGGTAGCTCCACATATCGGACCAGAAACTGTTTCTAGGACTTCTATCATCTCCCTAAATAGAGGCAGCTTGTCTAATGAACAAAAAAAACTCTTGTCTTTAGAGAATGATTTTGAAGTCGTAGGAGCGGAAATGGCCTTGTCCCTGGGAGATTCTGTAAATACCAAAGCTGGTGGAGGCAGTATTACTTCTATTCTCTTACTAGAAGCCCTTCTAAAGGAGAGCGTAAAAGCCATAAAAGAAGGAGCTCATTCAGAACAAATCATCGAAGGATTACACCTAGGAGCTCAAGAATTAGAAAAAGAGCTTTCTCAAATCTCTATGAGAGTAAAAGACTTAGATAAAATAAGAGACTTAGCCCTTTGTGCTTCAAGAGGCAATGAACTAGTAGCTAAAACGGTGCATGCAGCTTTCTCTGCCGTTTTCCCCTCGGGATTTATACTTGTTGATAATGTAGAACAACGTCCTCCATTAAGCAACACAGATGGCTTAAAATTGCCTTTTGGTTTCTCCTCTCCGTATTTCGTCTCAGATACTTCTTCTATGTCTGTCTCCTTATCAAGCCCTTACGTCCTCGTTGTCCATGAAAAAATTTCCGAACTACACCCATTTCTTACACTGTTTAAAAAAATATCAGAAAAAGGAAGAGACCTTCTTATTCTTTGTGAATCTATTTCTTCCCAAACTTTGTCTTCATTGATTATTAATAAAATTAAAGATCTTCTTCGAGTATGCGTAGCTTCTCCAAAGAATCCTTCTTCATTTTCTAAACATGAATTAGAAGATGCTGCACTTTTTTCTGGGACATTCATTGTACGACAAGAAAATCTTCCTTCACTTTCTCTAGAAGCTTTAGGAAAATGCGATCAAGCTAGAATCTTTTCAAACAAGCTGGTCCTATTGGGAAGTTATCTGCAACCGGAGTTGCATGCACTACAAATAAAAAAGCTTAATGAAAGCATTAAAAATACTGCCGACGAGCAAGAAAAATTTTTGTTTGAACAACGAAAAAAAAGATTATCAGAAAAAGTGTCTTTCATAAATATAAACTCAGCATGTGAAAAGAACTTCAAAGACCTTGAATCATCGATCAAAGAATGCATACTTTCTGTAGAAACAGCTTTAGAAAGTGGCTTTATTCCTGGTGCAGGAGCCTCTTTATTTTACGCTTCATCATCTCTCGAGGCACTGTTAGAAAATCAACCCGATTCTTCTACAAAATTAGGTATAACGGCTCTACAAAGAGCTTGTTTTATACCAATGTCTCAAATAATCTCTAATAGCGGTTTTAAACCAGAAGTAGTTATTAAAAAATTGCAGGCACTTAAGAATCCTGTTATGGGATTGAATGGTTGTTCAGAGCAAATAGAGGACCTTATTGCAGCAGGAATCTTGGATCCATATAAAACTGTAATAGAAACTCTTCGAAGCTCTGTTGAATTGGCTGCCTTAATTTTAAGATCTGAAGCTGTTATCAGCAAAAAATAG
- the murF gene encoding UDP-N-acetylmuramoyl-tripeptide--D-alanyl-D-alanine ligase, whose product MRPILLSEWVSLLFPDVPEVASLQKISGVVIDSRQVQAGDVFFALPGARVDGHSFLQEAAQKGAVAAVVSSEYSGSNFGMELIKVSSVSEALSQAGNCKYNLYEGVTVGITGSLGKTTVKVFLDAILSSVYSVFSSPKSYNTQLTVPLSLLMSEGNEDFLILEMGVSSPGDMSNLLKIIEPDVAVVTQVSSQHSAFFPDGKRGICHEKTRIFGVNKAQIQLLPRDSEFFEFMKNVNPVAEQFSFSFSNFLADFYYKSISDNGVVISTPFGELSLNIKFPYKPAYVNFLIAVSLATILGISSEEIESVLPNIKLPPMRFESMESNGITVINDAYNASPEAVLAALESLPDPGPQGKTVLVLGHMAELGAYSNEGHAIVAEVALKKAQAIFFIGDKWEPIQWMCEQSSCNVEFHPTPNSLVEKLKKLVCKGDVVLLKGSRIFALESLLNCF is encoded by the coding sequence ATGCGTCCTATTCTTCTGTCTGAGTGGGTTTCTTTGTTGTTTCCAGATGTTCCAGAAGTAGCGTCCTTACAAAAAATATCCGGAGTCGTGATAGACAGTCGCCAGGTTCAGGCTGGGGATGTATTTTTTGCTTTGCCCGGAGCTCGCGTTGATGGACACTCTTTTTTGCAAGAGGCAGCTCAAAAAGGGGCTGTTGCTGCTGTGGTTTCTTCTGAATATTCGGGAAGTAACTTTGGCATGGAGTTAATAAAAGTCTCTTCTGTGTCAGAGGCTTTGTCTCAAGCGGGTAATTGCAAGTACAATTTGTATGAAGGGGTTACCGTTGGAATCACTGGGTCGCTGGGGAAAACAACGGTTAAAGTTTTCCTAGATGCTATTCTTTCTTCTGTGTATTCGGTGTTTTCCAGTCCTAAAAGCTATAATACGCAACTAACGGTTCCTCTAAGTCTTTTGATGAGTGAAGGTAATGAGGATTTCCTGATTCTAGAAATGGGAGTCTCTTCACCAGGGGACATGTCAAATCTTCTGAAAATTATCGAACCTGACGTGGCTGTGGTTACTCAAGTTTCTTCCCAACACAGCGCATTTTTCCCCGATGGAAAACGGGGGATTTGTCACGAAAAGACTCGCATCTTTGGAGTAAATAAGGCACAAATACAGCTTCTGCCTAGGGATAGCGAATTTTTTGAATTTATGAAAAATGTTAATCCCGTGGCTGAGCAATTTTCTTTTTCTTTTAGTAATTTCTTAGCCGATTTTTATTACAAGTCCATATCGGATAATGGGGTGGTTATATCAACTCCTTTTGGAGAGCTATCATTAAATATCAAGTTTCCTTACAAGCCTGCTTATGTTAACTTCTTAATAGCAGTGTCCCTTGCCACCATTCTTGGTATTTCTTCGGAAGAGATAGAGTCTGTTTTGCCAAATATTAAATTACCTCCCATGCGTTTTGAGAGTATGGAAAGCAATGGGATTACAGTTATCAACGATGCGTATAACGCAAGTCCAGAAGCTGTTCTGGCTGCCCTGGAGTCTCTTCCAGATCCAGGCCCTCAAGGGAAAACGGTATTGGTCTTAGGTCATATGGCAGAATTGGGAGCATATTCTAACGAGGGGCATGCTATCGTGGCCGAAGTAGCCTTGAAAAAGGCTCAAGCTATATTTTTTATTGGAGATAAATGGGAACCCATACAGTGGATGTGTGAACAAAGCTCGTGTAATGTGGAGTTTCATCCTACACCTAATTCCTTAGTGGAGAAACTAAAAAAGTTAGTTTGTAAGGGGGATGTTGTCTTGTTAAAAGGGTCCCGGATTTTTGCTTTGGAATCTTTGCTAAACTGTTTTTAG
- the mraY gene encoding phospho-N-acetylmuramoyl-pentapeptide-transferase, with protein sequence MIHGPLLSSLLFERAFPLVVGGFSFAFLAFLALINPFIRWLKKEKIQDTPEKEYCERLKKLHEDKSKTPTMGGVLMAMVLIATCFLSFGVYSPMAWLLIFSIICWASLGFVDDLVKQKRKKGHGLSAKKKFVFQVLIASITVFGLIQISSSDCPREVSSVWHQEQKTDNVCAADSFFIFNVPFIKEGITVSSFLGRAFLFCLAILAIVGSVNAVNLTDGLDGLASGCMLMASTCFIIVMILSEMFSSHAVKAPVEILLLLSSTVGVCSGFFLYNKFPARIFMGDTGSMMLGGVLGTCVVSIRQELLLLIIGGVFVAEALSVILQIASVKIRNKRIFLCSPLHHHFEYKGIPENRVVVGFWYAGAILGVIGVLSAVLSFL encoded by the coding sequence ATGATTCATGGTCCTTTGCTTTCTTCTCTTCTTTTTGAAAGAGCTTTTCCTTTAGTAGTGGGGGGGTTTTCTTTTGCTTTCCTTGCATTTCTGGCGTTGATAAATCCTTTCATTCGTTGGTTAAAGAAAGAGAAAATTCAAGATACTCCTGAGAAAGAATATTGCGAGAGGTTAAAGAAGTTACACGAGGATAAGAGCAAGACCCCTACAATGGGAGGGGTTCTTATGGCTATGGTTTTGATTGCGACTTGTTTCCTAAGTTTTGGTGTGTACTCCCCTATGGCGTGGCTTTTGATCTTTTCCATCATTTGTTGGGCGTCTCTAGGTTTTGTAGATGATCTGGTTAAGCAGAAACGTAAGAAAGGACATGGACTTTCCGCAAAGAAAAAATTCGTTTTTCAAGTGCTGATAGCTTCCATTACCGTATTCGGACTTATCCAAATTTCCTCTAGCGATTGCCCTAGAGAAGTGTCATCGGTATGGCATCAAGAGCAAAAAACGGACAATGTTTGTGCAGCAGACTCATTTTTTATTTTCAACGTGCCCTTTATAAAAGAAGGCATAACGGTTTCTTCCTTTTTGGGAAGAGCTTTCCTCTTTTGCTTGGCTATTTTAGCAATCGTTGGTTCGGTAAATGCGGTGAATTTAACTGATGGATTAGACGGTTTGGCGTCCGGTTGTATGCTTATGGCATCAACTTGTTTTATCATCGTAATGATTCTTTCTGAAATGTTTTCTAGTCATGCAGTGAAAGCACCAGTAGAGATTTTATTATTGTTATCAAGCACCGTTGGGGTTTGTTCTGGGTTCTTCTTGTATAACAAATTCCCAGCTAGAATTTTTATGGGAGATACAGGATCTATGATGTTAGGCGGAGTGCTTGGGACTTGCGTTGTTTCCATCCGTCAAGAGCTGCTCCTTCTCATCATTGGGGGGGTGTTCGTAGCAGAAGCCTTATCAGTTATTCTTCAAATAGCTTCTGTTAAGATCAGAAATAAGCGTATCTTTTTGTGTTCTCCGTTGCACCATCATTTTGAATATAAAGGCATACCAGAAAATAGAGTGGTTGTTGGGTTTTGGTATGCTGGAGCTATTTTGGGTGTAATTGGGGTTTTGTCTGCAGTATTGAGTTTTTTATGA
- the murD gene encoding UDP-N-acetylmuramoyl-L-alanine--D-glutamate ligase has product MKKSVVILGLGVSGLSAAKYLDEKGVPLLGMDREPVLKSIRLRFPVISDKAALPEAVVGIVRSPGIPCDHPVILEAKNRGLPVVTELELAFGDARLNKYPCIGVTGSNGKTTTVEFLSHLINSQGIPALAVGNIGLPLLDTLDAPGIRVIEISSFQSVMALEFPILSSAAVLNISSNHIDYHGSMEDYSVAKCRIVRYLKNRENLFAEGHIIAKKFDGVGISLCNHYGKMQFLWDKEDALKSVYSHDRRNYCAALALARTVIDVSDEEFVSAVQTFRKPAHRLEFVANVSGVCYVNDSKATTFDSVIKAVSSVQGEVILLLGGRNKGGDFSFLVSQLLEEVGNKIRKVITFGESRGEILIAFSRWYETSEVESLEAAVELAKGEAIVGDTVLLSPGCASFDQFASFEHRGDVFKRLVHGLRESLL; this is encoded by the coding sequence ATGAAAAAGTCTGTAGTTATTCTGGGGCTTGGCGTGAGCGGGTTGTCCGCAGCCAAATATTTGGATGAAAAAGGGGTTCCTTTGCTAGGAATGGATAGAGAGCCCGTGTTGAAAAGTATAAGGTTGAGGTTCCCCGTTATTTCAGATAAGGCTGCTTTACCAGAAGCTGTTGTTGGTATAGTGCGTTCTCCGGGGATTCCTTGTGATCATCCCGTGATTTTAGAAGCTAAAAATAGGGGATTACCTGTTGTTACAGAATTGGAACTCGCTTTTGGCGATGCAAGGCTTAACAAGTACCCCTGTATAGGGGTGACAGGAAGTAATGGGAAAACGACAACAGTAGAATTTCTCTCTCATTTGATAAATAGTCAGGGAATTCCTGCTCTAGCCGTAGGCAACATAGGTTTGCCTCTGTTGGATACGCTAGATGCTCCAGGAATTCGTGTGATAGAGATTAGTTCTTTTCAATCTGTAATGGCCTTAGAATTTCCAATTCTTTCTTCCGCTGCCGTCTTAAATATTTCTAGTAATCATATTGATTATCATGGAAGCATGGAGGATTACTCTGTAGCAAAATGTAGGATTGTTAGATATCTTAAAAATAGAGAAAACCTATTTGCAGAAGGACATATTATCGCTAAAAAATTTGATGGAGTGGGGATATCTCTTTGTAATCACTACGGGAAGATGCAATTTCTGTGGGATAAAGAAGATGCATTAAAAAGTGTTTACTCGCATGATAGGAGGAATTACTGTGCAGCTTTGGCACTGGCCAGAACGGTTATTGACGTGAGTGATGAGGAGTTTGTGAGCGCTGTACAAACTTTTCGTAAGCCTGCGCATAGATTAGAGTTCGTTGCAAATGTTTCTGGAGTTTGTTACGTTAACGATAGCAAGGCGACGACTTTTGATTCTGTCATCAAGGCTGTCAGTTCTGTGCAGGGAGAGGTAATTTTGCTTCTTGGAGGGAGAAACAAGGGGGGCGATTTCTCTTTTCTAGTGTCTCAATTGCTTGAAGAAGTAGGAAATAAAATAAGAAAAGTCATTACTTTTGGTGAAAGCAGGGGTGAGATTCTCATAGCTTTTTCGAGATGGTACGAAACAAGTGAAGTAGAGTCTTTGGAAGCCGCTGTGGAGTTGGCCAAAGGTGAGGCTATTGTGGGCGATACTGTTTTGCTTTCCCCAGGATGTGCTAGTTTTGATCAGTTTGCTAGTTTTGAACATCGAGGGGATGTCTTTAAACGGTTAGTGCACGGATTGCGGGAGTCATTGTTATGA
- a CDS encoding lytic transglycosylase — translation MNRRDTVIIAAVLNCALLGALFITAKRSEEKNLEIPASAFRAPIVEVSPNAEGTSTGGGNGELVRQFMEEPVVIAKVPEVSSPGVPSAPSNTKPQEGTSKTQGQVSNVGSTTVMANKESANVPSVEVMKRDGAVSQEKAEQFITIVVKKGDFLERIAKANGTTVNAIMKLNNLTSTQLKIGQLLRVPEPKEEKKINSVAVASAEDYYTVHEGDSAWSVALRHKMKVSDLLKLNDLDENSARKIKPGDQLRIR, via the coding sequence ATGAATCGTAGAGATACTGTCATCATTGCAGCTGTTCTTAATTGTGCTTTACTCGGAGCTTTATTCATTACGGCAAAGCGCTCAGAAGAGAAGAATTTGGAGATACCAGCGTCAGCTTTTCGGGCTCCGATAGTAGAGGTTTCTCCTAATGCTGAGGGAACTTCAACGGGTGGGGGGAATGGAGAGTTAGTCCGTCAATTTATGGAAGAACCTGTAGTGATAGCGAAAGTTCCAGAAGTATCCTCTCCAGGTGTTCCCTCGGCGCCTTCCAATACAAAACCTCAGGAGGGAACTAGTAAAACACAAGGGCAGGTGAGCAATGTGGGATCAACCACAGTAATGGCCAATAAAGAGTCAGCAAATGTGCCTTCCGTAGAAGTTATGAAAAGGGATGGCGCTGTCTCCCAGGAAAAAGCAGAGCAATTCATCACCATAGTGGTCAAGAAAGGAGACTTTCTGGAAAGAATAGCAAAAGCTAATGGCACCACTGTAAATGCTATCATGAAGTTGAATAATCTAACTTCAACTCAGCTAAAAATAGGTCAATTATTGAGGGTGCCAGAGCCTAAAGAAGAAAAAAAGATAAATTCTGTGGCTGTGGCTTCTGCTGAAGATTATTACACCGTACATGAAGGGGACAGTGCTTGGTCTGTTGCTTTACGCCACAAGATGAAGGTCTCAGATCTATTGAAGTTGAACGACCTTGATGAGAACTCAGCTCGCAAAATTAAACCTGGGGACCAGTTGCGCATTCGATAA